In Humulus lupulus chromosome 7, drHumLupu1.1, whole genome shotgun sequence, the following are encoded in one genomic region:
- the LOC133792554 gene encoding uncharacterized protein LOC133792554, with the protein MEYLSRIMVLVGQHKDFKYHPRCEYLKLNHLCFADDLLLFSKGTFKAIYVLLRGFQLFTNSSSLQANKTKSAIFGVGLQEGDWNRIIDMTGFVRSNLPFEYLGMTISNTRISKVDCECLVEKMVKRIRSWSSRNLSFAGRCTEYMEGPGRVSWTKIGKSKQKGGLGFIDIGMWNICALGKNVWAIAKKEDNIWVKWVHSVYIKETDWWDYTAPLNSSWYWKRVVKTKNELKEIFLHSTNSWPIYSIAQMYKLLKDKADTRWKFSFI; encoded by the exons ATGGAGTATCTGTCAAGGATTATGGTTTTAGTCGGACAACATAAGGATTTCAAATATCATCCAAGATGTGAATATTTAAAACTCAATCATCTTTGTTTTGCGGATGACTTGCTTCTGTTTAGTAAAGGAACTTTTAAAGCTATTTATGTTTTACTTAGAGGTTTCCAACTGTTTACTAATAGTTCTAGTTTGCAAGCTAACAAAACGAAGTCAGCCATTTTTGGTGTTGGGTTGCAAGAAGGGGACTGGAATAGGATTATTGATATGACGGGGTTTGTTCGAAGCAATCTTCCTTTTGAATATTTAGGAATGACCATTAGCAATACTAGGATATCTAAAGTTGATTGTGAATGTTTGGTTGAGAAAATGGTTAAAAGGATTAGGAGCTGGAGTTCGAGGAATCTGTCTTTTGCAGGGAGAT GTACAGAGTATATGGAAGGGCCGGGTCGAGTTTCATGGACAAAGATTGGGAAGTCTAAACAAAAGGGAGGTCTTGGTTTTATAGATATTGGCATGTGGAACATTTGTGCTCTTGGGAAGAATGTTTGGGCTATAGCAAAGAAGGAAGATAATATTTGGGTGAAGTGGGTTCATTCGGTGTACATTAAAGAGACAGACTGGTGGGATTACACGGCTCCTCTAAATAGCAGTTGGTACTGGAAAAGAGTGGTCAAAACAAAGAATGAGTTAAAGGAAATTTTTCTTCACAGTACAAATAGTTGGCCAATCTACAGCATTGCTCAAATGTATAAGTTGCTGAAGGACAAAGCAGATACAAGATGGAAATTTTCCTTCATCTAG